The following are encoded together in the Ranitomeya imitator isolate aRanImi1 chromosome 4, aRanImi1.pri, whole genome shotgun sequence genome:
- the PDLIM2 gene encoding PDZ and LIM domain protein 2, translated as MSWLQEDSEVYKMLHGNQETRTSPRQSSSFKILQEALENNPDGISTSFPSRLSPNVQKPVSSIQKPISNTVATPLRVCEKCNTSIHDVAVRISEGHYRHPACYVCTDCGLNLRMRGHFWAGDLLVCEKHARARHNTGSPRT; from the exons ATGAGCTGGCTGCAGGAGGACTCCGAAGTCTACAAGATGCTGCATGGAAACCAAGAGACCAGGACATCTCCAAGACAATCCAGCAGCTTCAAGATACTACAGGAGGCCCTGGAGAACAACCCCGATG GTATTTCCACATCTTTCCCCAGTCGATTGTCACCGAATGTTCAGAAACCTGTCAGCAGCATCCAGAAACCTATCAGTAATACTGTGGCTACTCCGCTGCGGGTGTGTGAAAAGTGCAACACAAGTATCCA TGATGTAGCAGTGAGGATCTCAGAAGGCCACTACCGTCATCCGGCGTGCTACGTGTGTACAGACTGTGGCCTCAACCTACGCATGAGAGGACACTTTTGGGCAGGGGATCTGCTGGTGTGTGAGAAACATGCCCGTGCCAGGCATAACACCGGATCTCCTCGCACATGA